One Alkaliphilus sp. B6464 genomic window carries:
- a CDS encoding ABC transporter ATP-binding protein, whose product MNNGKFVEIRNVSKIYHTLDGETKALDDLTFDVNKGEILVIVGPSGCGKSTILSIIAGLIKPSSGEVFIDGNKIDGTNKSIGYMFQNDHLFPWRTIIENVMIGLEIQNKVNDESIKRVTSLLDTYGLADFKDHYPNQLSGGMRQRVALIRTLAIEPNLLLLDEPFSALDYQNRLAVSDDITNILRREKKTAIMVTHDISDVIYIK is encoded by the coding sequence ATGAACAATGGAAAATTTGTTGAAATAAGAAATGTATCTAAAATCTATCACACTTTGGACGGAGAAACAAAAGCACTTGATGACCTTACTTTCGATGTTAATAAGGGCGAAATCCTTGTTATCGTAGGTCCCAGTGGTTGCGGTAAGTCAACGATTTTATCTATAATTGCCGGATTAATAAAGCCTAGTTCGGGCGAAGTATTTATTGATGGTAATAAGATAGATGGAACAAACAAGAGTATTGGATATATGTTTCAAAATGATCATCTATTCCCTTGGCGAACTATTATTGAAAATGTAATGATTGGATTAGAAATCCAAAATAAAGTAAATGATGAGTCAATAAAGCGTGTTACATCACTACTTGATACTTATGGATTAGCTGATTTTAAAGATCATTATCCCAATCAGTTATCTGGTGGAATGAGGCAAAGAGTTGCATTAATTAGAACTCTAGCAATTGAACCAAATTTATTGCTATTGGACGAACCCTTTTCCGCATTAGATTATCAGAATAGACTTGCTGTTAGTGACGATATTACTAACATTTTACGTAGAGAAAAAAAGACAGCCATAATGGTAACTCACGATATATCAGATGTGATATACATTAAATGA
- a CDS encoding PAS domain-containing sensor histidine kinase — translation MLVTGGQSDYSEDTTVHSCNTARLLSSYLNDKENGTCETDSWHFSNGDLIMIIFEATTRKIVSVNDAACKFYGYSKEEFLSKCINDINTSTYEEIGDRIEKTRNNIEKRFTTQHRVASGKVKDIEVFSNPFTLNDQELIHNIVFDITKRIQYEKELMESKERYKRLVQLSPYAIMVHTGDRFIFVNKAGANLFEVSNRKQLIGVSIKDFIHEDFKDVIIKKIDKIKKSKEKVLEKEIKIVTTTGKVVDVSMNLSLIQYDGEEVIMTILTDITERKEKERLLKKAEEDKEKMNEMMEYDKLRTEFFANISHELRTPINVILGSLQLVDKYEDEFILNPHKLKKLVGTMKQNCFRLLRLINNLIDITKIDSGFFTLTLQNVDIVKVIEDIVLSVANYYTGNIGVEIIFDTDIEEKIMGFDPDKLERIMLNLLSNALKFTDKGDKIEVYVYDKKDKLMISVKDTGTGIPEEKLDIIFDRFRQADKSLTRNHEGSGIGLSLVKSFVEMHGGSVSVKSEYGKGSEFIIEMPAKLVSDSNNRKDFGMMSQDNKNIKRHVERINIEFSDIYT, via the coding sequence ATGCTAGTCACAGGGGGACAAAGCGATTATAGTGAAGACACCACAGTGCATAGCTGCAATACAGCTAGATTATTAAGTAGTTACCTTAATGATAAAGAAAATGGAACATGTGAAACAGATAGTTGGCATTTTAGTAATGGGGATTTAATTATGATAATATTTGAAGCAACTACTAGAAAAATTGTTAGTGTTAACGATGCTGCCTGTAAATTTTATGGCTACAGCAAGGAAGAATTTTTATCTAAATGTATTAATGATATTAACACTTCAACATATGAAGAAATAGGTGATAGAATTGAAAAGACAAGAAATAATATAGAAAAAAGATTTACTACGCAGCATAGAGTCGCTAGTGGAAAGGTTAAGGATATCGAGGTTTTCAGTAATCCATTTACACTAAATGATCAAGAATTAATTCACAATATAGTGTTTGACATTACAAAGAGGATACAATACGAAAAAGAGCTAATGGAAAGTAAGGAAAGATATAAAAGATTAGTGCAACTATCTCCTTATGCTATTATGGTGCATACAGGTGATAGATTTATCTTTGTAAATAAAGCTGGAGCTAATTTATTTGAAGTATCTAATAGAAAGCAATTAATTGGAGTATCTATCAAGGATTTTATTCATGAAGACTTTAAGGATGTTATAATAAAAAAAATTGATAAAATAAAAAAGTCAAAGGAGAAAGTATTAGAGAAGGAAATTAAAATTGTAACCACCACTGGAAAGGTGGTAGATGTTAGTATGAACTTAAGCCTTATACAATATGATGGCGAAGAGGTTATAATGACAATTTTGACAGATATTACAGAGCGAAAAGAAAAGGAAAGGCTTTTAAAAAAGGCTGAAGAGGACAAAGAAAAGATGAATGAAATGATGGAATATGATAAATTAAGGACTGAATTCTTTGCTAATATATCTCACGAACTTAGAACGCCGATTAATGTAATTTTAGGTTCACTGCAGTTAGTAGATAAATATGAGGATGAATTTATCTTAAATCCGCATAAATTAAAGAAACTAGTCGGAACTATGAAACAAAATTGTTTTAGGCTTTTAAGATTAATAAACAACTTAATAGATATTACAAAAATTGATTCGGGATTTTTTACATTAACCCTACAAAATGTTGATATAGTAAAAGTTATAGAGGACATAGTACTATCGGTGGCCAACTATTATACTGGGAATATAGGAGTAGAAATAATATTTGATACTGACATAGAAGAAAAGATAATGGGTTTTGATCCGGATAAGTTAGAAAGAATTATGTTGAATCTTTTATCTAATGCTTTAAAGTTTACAGATAAAGGAGATAAAATAGAGGTTTATGTATATGATAAAAAGGACAAACTAATGATTTCCGTTAAGGATACGGGAACAGGAATTCCAGAAGAAAAATTAGATATCATATTTGATCGTTTTAGACAAGCAGACAAGTCCTTAACTAGAAATCATGAGGGAAGTGGTATTGGTTTATCTCTAGTAAAATCCTTTGTAGAGATGCATGGCGGCAGCGTTAGTGTTAAAAGTGAATATGGTAAGGGCAGTGAATTTATTATAGAAATGCCAGCAAAACTAGTTTCTGATTCTAATAATAGAAAAGATTTTGGAATGATGAGCCAAGATAATAAAAATATAAAGAGACACGTAGAACGAATTAATATTGAATTCTCTGATATTTATACATAG
- a CDS encoding Spo0E family sporulation regulatory protein-aspartic acid phosphatase produces the protein MDTMKTKEKSKIQLDILKDELHRMLDDSNGIITDEIVKISQVLDEIIIQETERYNYAKKNNTTHE, from the coding sequence TTGGACACAATGAAAACTAAAGAAAAAAGTAAAATCCAGTTAGATATATTAAAAGATGAATTACATAGAATGTTGGATGACAGTAATGGAATAATTACAGATGAGATAGTTAAAATTAGTCAAGTTTTAGATGAGATAATTATTCAAGAAACAGAAAGATATAATTATGCTAAAAAAAATAATACCACTCATGAATGA
- a CDS encoding cation:proton antiporter has translation MNLLLKIGIILLIGVLGGRLAKYLHLPYVTGYLVGGLLIGPSILGIVSDLDVESFGVVNEVALASIAFSIGSEFNLKDLAKVGKRIVIITLAEALTAVLLVFLTSHYILGESFAFSLVLGTIAAATAPAATVMIIRQYKAEGPLTRTLLPVVAIDDAVCVIAFGIAMAIAKLSFGTSDSPFIQMMLQPIIEILGSLGIGFILGVLLTFLANKAQNQEELLALVLASIVAGSGLASVFHLSALLTCMMMGATLVNLMHNSKRVFSLINDFTPPIYLFFFTLAGASLHLNVLTKVGALGIGYIVARSLGKIIGAGLSAKATGCDDNVVKYLGLGLLPQAGVAIGLSMIVRQELPQIGVALTTVVLGGVLFYEVFGPVLAKYAIQKSGEINGGKAN, from the coding sequence ATCTCCCTTATGTTACTGGTTATTTAGTGGGAGGTTTGTTGATAGGTCCATCAATTCTTGGGATAGTTTCTGATCTAGATGTAGAAAGTTTTGGAGTTGTTAACGAAGTCGCTTTAGCATCAATTGCATTTAGCATAGGTAGTGAATTTAATCTTAAGGATCTAGCAAAGGTAGGAAAAAGAATTGTTATTATTACATTAGCCGAAGCTCTCACCGCAGTTTTATTGGTATTTTTAACAAGCCATTATATATTAGGAGAGTCTTTTGCATTTAGTCTTGTACTAGGAACTATTGCAGCAGCTACAGCTCCTGCAGCAACAGTAATGATAATCAGACAATATAAGGCTGAAGGTCCTCTAACTAGAACCCTCTTACCTGTTGTAGCCATCGATGACGCTGTATGCGTTATAGCATTTGGTATTGCAATGGCCATTGCTAAATTATCCTTTGGTACAAGTGACTCTCCATTTATTCAAATGATGTTGCAACCAATTATAGAAATCCTAGGATCACTTGGTATAGGCTTTATTCTAGGAGTACTTCTTACATTCTTAGCTAACAAAGCCCAAAATCAAGAAGAACTATTAGCCTTAGTTTTAGCTTCTATTGTAGCAGGTAGTGGATTAGCTTCAGTTTTTCATCTCTCTGCTTTACTTACATGTATGATGATGGGAGCAACGCTTGTTAATTTAATGCATAATTCCAAACGCGTATTTTCTCTTATTAACGACTTTACTCCTCCAATATATTTGTTTTTCTTCACATTAGCAGGGGCTAGCTTGCATTTAAATGTTCTTACAAAAGTTGGTGCCTTAGGAATAGGTTATATTGTAGCTAGATCTCTTGGTAAAATTATTGGCGCCGGCTTATCTGCTAAAGCTACGGGATGCGATGATAATGTTGTAAAATATTTAGGTCTTGGACTTTTACCACAGGCTGGTGTAGCTATTGGCCTATCTATGATTGTACGCCAGGAATTACCCCAGATAGGCGTTGCATTAACAACAGTAGTCCTCGGTGGTGTACTATTTTATGAAGTGTTCGGACCAGTATTAGCTAAATATGCTATCCAAAAATCTGGTGAAATTAATGGTGGAAAAGCTAATTAA